A region of Synergistaceae bacterium DNA encodes the following proteins:
- a CDS encoding 6-phosphofructokinase, translating into MTAKIKNIGIITSGGDCGGLNAVVRGAAKAAISRGIGVYIIPSGYAGLYNLVDFEHLVLLDEERTDHVNSSFAGSEAGHSRVKIAKIKNPDKYNRILQGLRKFNIDGLLISGGDDTGSVVVDLCQNGIPCVHAPKTMDLDLQTYSVGGDSAINKIAHIVQDIKTTGKTHNRIIIVEVFGRYAGHTAFRGGIASDADCILIPEIKVDFDVVYKHMKHYYIRRIMNSDVHSGTYVIVVAEGVRGEDGKLFSENDGGTDSFGHVKLTGVARYIRSRFETTMQKDPEIQQFMKNSGMYVPDVFELPEVREVVPGHMVRSGLTAAYDVNFGKEIGAAGVFLLENGIVGVTVVGVNNGKIRYMPTKDAIVQRFVNTDEIAFYEQMDICFGRNPQPYVPIFEQQQGEIERFL; encoded by the coding sequence ATGACCGCGAAGATAAAGAACATCGGGATCATCACCTCGGGAGGCGACTGCGGAGGCCTGAACGCCGTGGTGCGTGGAGCGGCAAAGGCGGCAATATCGCGAGGAATCGGAGTTTACATCATCCCCAGCGGATACGCGGGGCTCTACAACCTTGTGGATTTCGAACATCTCGTTTTACTGGACGAGGAACGCACCGACCACGTCAATTCCTCCTTCGCGGGAAGCGAGGCCGGCCACAGCCGCGTTAAAATCGCTAAAATCAAAAATCCGGACAAATACAACCGCATCCTTCAGGGGCTGCGCAAATTCAACATCGACGGTCTGCTGATTTCAGGAGGCGACGACACGGGCAGCGTCGTCGTGGATCTCTGCCAGAACGGAATTCCCTGCGTCCACGCCCCAAAAACGATGGACCTCGACCTGCAGACCTACTCGGTGGGGGGAGACTCGGCTATCAACAAAATCGCGCACATCGTCCAGGACATTAAAACCACGGGCAAAACCCACAACCGGATCATTATCGTGGAGGTTTTCGGGCGCTACGCCGGGCACACGGCCTTCCGCGGAGGCATAGCCTCTGACGCGGACTGCATTTTAATTCCGGAAATCAAGGTGGATTTCGATGTGGTCTACAAACACATGAAGCATTATTACATCCGGCGCATCATGAACTCCGACGTGCATTCGGGAACCTACGTCATCGTCGTGGCGGAAGGAGTCCGGGGGGAAGACGGAAAGCTCTTCTCGGAAAACGATGGGGGAACGGACTCCTTTGGACACGTCAAGCTGACGGGGGTGGCCCGTTACATTCGCTCCCGCTTCGAAACGACAATGCAGAAAGATCCGGAAATTCAACAATTCATGAAAAATTCCGGTATGTACGTCCCCGACGTGTTCGAGCTGCCTGAGGTTCGGGAAGTCGTTCCGGGACACATGGTTCGAAGCGGCCTGACGGCCGCCTATGACGTCAATTTCGGGAAGGAAATCGGCGCGGCGGGCGTCTTTTTACTGGAAAACGGGATCGTCGGAGTGACCGTGGTGGGAGTCAACAATGGAAAAATCCGGTACATGCCCACCAAAGACGCCATCGTTCAGCGTTTCGTCAACACGGATGAAATTGCCTTCTACGAGCAGATGGACATCTGTTTCGGCCGTAATCCCCAACCTTACGTTCCGATTTTCGAACAGCAGCAGGGCGAGATCGAGCGGTTCCTGTAA